The genomic segment CTGCCAAGAGCTCCGCCCACAGCCCCGCCCACAGCTCCGCCCATAGCCCCGCCCACAGCCCTGGCAAGCCTCGGTCAGGCACGGGCAGCAGTGTGTCCACCATGGACCTGGGGGGCAAGGAGGACTACATCTACACTGCtgctggacaggtgtgtgtgtgtgtgtgtgtgtatgtgtgtgtgtgtgtgtgtgtgtgtgtgtgtgtgtgtgtgtgtgttggtgcttcTGCTGTGAACACGTCTACAGTCATGTGGTGCTACATGATGgctggggtgtgtgcgtgtgtgtgtgtgtgtgtgtgtgtgtgtgtatgtgtgtgtgtgtgtgtgtgtgtgtgtgtgtgtgtagatctgctTGGCCCAGAACTGCAAGGCTACATGGCAATACAAACTGttagtacagtcagtgtgtgatgtgatgtgacatgatgtgtacAGATCTGCCTTGCCCAGAACTGCGAGGCGACAGACCAATACCAGCTGTTAGTACAATCagtgtgtgacatgatgtgacatggtgtggCATGATGTGTACAGATCTGCCTGGCCCAGAACTGCGAGGCGACAGGCCAGTACCAGCAGGCGTTCAGTCACTACAAGACGGGGGTGGGCATACTGCtgcagggggtgcagggggacaGCAACAAGGCGCGGCGTGACGCAGTGCGCAGGAAGACGGCGCAGTACCTGATGAAGGCTGAGGACCTCTACAACAGGCACCTGGCCACCGAGAACCTGGACGAGCGGCGATGGGCAGTGAGAGcgctgtctctgtcctgtctttcctctgtgtttgtctctgtccgttcCGTGCTCTGTATGGTCAGCTTCACATCCACTCTGTTTGCCAGGTCCCACATTCAAACACAGTTGGCTGCCGCTTTGTCTCCAGAGGTTacacttggaatgagctccctttttggcttcgtcaagtctctgcactcagctctttcaagtctggccttgaaacctgtctcttccctccactcccctggcCCTGATTcctgtctcttccctccactcCCTTCACCATAAAAcctgtctcttccctccactcccctcaccataaaacctgtctcttccctccactcccctggcCCTGATAcctgtctcttccctccactcccctggcCCTGATAcctgtctcttccctccactcccctggcCCTGATAcctgtctcttccctccactcccctggcCCTGATAcctgtctcttccctccactcccctggcCATAAAAcctgtctcttccctccactcccctggcCCTGATAcctgtctcttccctccactcccctggcCCTGATAcctgtctcttccctccactcccctggcCTTGAAAcctgtctcttccctccactcccctggcCCTGATAcctgtctcttccctccactcCCATGGCCTTGAAAcctgtctcttccctccactcccctggcCATAAAAcctgtctcttccctccactcccctcaccttaaaacctgtctcttccctccactcccctcaccataaaacctgtctcttccctccactcCCTTCACCTTAAAACCTGTCTCTTTCCATAGCAtctcttccctccactcccctggcCATAAAAcctgtctcttccctccactcccctggccttaaaacctgtctcttccctccactcCCTTCACCTTAAAAcctgtctcttccctccactcccctggccttaaaacctgtctcttccctccactcccctggccttaaaacctgtcTCTTTGCTCCACTCCCTTCACCTTAAAAcctgtctcttccctccactcccctggccttaaaacctgtctcttccctccactcccctggccttaaaacctgtcTCTTTGCTCCACTCCCTTCACCTTAAAAcctgtctcttccctccactcccctcaccttaaaacctgtctctttcctccactcccctggccttaaaacctgtcTCTTTGCTCCACTCCCTTCACTTTAAAAcctgtctcttccctccactcccctcaccttaaaacctgtctctttcctccactccCCTGGCCCTGAAACCTGTCTCTTCACTTCACTCATCTGGCCTTAACCCTTAGACTGCCTATATGACAAGGTAACTCGTCATTGCAAGCATGTAcactttgctgccacaatgatgagataactcgtcatcgaaatattctgactttcccctggtttgcattcagttcattgacaaaaatactggttgcTTTagtttggggaatctttctagattccaTTCATAGCTGGAAACACCATCtttgtcatgaggcagtcctttatttgaacgttttggttgggttaccgGTGTTAGCctgactcctctcctcgctcgctcaacaaaatgtcagactgacgccatgctcaagacatgcaatcatGGCGAACTAAACCAACCAAGAcagctttctttagctgatgctgagaaagaattgaagtgtaaattcgaaggagaagacagtgatgaacatttataggacgatttgatagaaaataaagggagcagtcaagagagtggccaagatatgacagaaagtgaccgaattattagcaggacacagtgtgagtgattttcttggcactcagccaaagcggtctgatgagaactggataaagtgaccgtgtgagaggggtgaagaggagggggatggagactgagggggtgttgcctcacatccatattatcacttggagaagtcacagtgcattgtgtatctatctcttttttaatttatttttttattgtggttgttctagtgtgattttgtgtgtgcagatatccatttgtccagaaaatatgatattttagtgcatattacctgactaatgtttgtaatgaacaagttgaaaatgtgacaaaaaacaaaacactgatttcaaaacaacactcCCCTGGCCTTGAAACCTGCTTCAGTTTTCTCATTGCTTTTCAGCGATAGGGGGAAACTGACTGGTGAATATAATTGTTGATGTAAACAATTTGCAGCTTATAAAATTAGTTGAGCACCAAATTCCAACATTGTTTTGGGATTTTTCTGTTCTTGCCgtatctcccaagtttgactggaaaatcaaactgagcgtctagtcgtttggatgagacgataaactgaggtcccttgtgcagcgtgcacttgacgccctgaaaaaagaacccacggctgacgggcgcaatagccgagtggttaaagcgttggactgtcaatctgagggtcccgggttcaaatcacggtgacggcgcctggtgggtaaagggtggagatttttacgatctcccaggtcaacatatgtgcagacctgctagtgcctgaacccccttcgtgtgtatatgcaagcagaagatcaaatacgcacgttaaagatcctgtaatccatgtcagcgttcggtgggttatggaaacaagaacatacccagcatgcacacccccgaaaacggagtatggctgcctacatggcggggtaaaaacggtcatacacgtaaaaacccactcgtgtgcatacgagtgaacgcagaagaagaagaagaagaacccacggcaaggagagtgttgtcctctggcagaattctgtagaagaaatccattccagtctgataggtacacaaatatgatatatgcatgcactcaaggcctgactaagcgtaccaggttatgctgctggtcaggcatctgcctagcaggtgtggtgtagcatatatggattcgtccgaacgcagtgactccttgagaaattgaaactgcaaCTGAATTGTTATTTTTCCCGCAGGCGGACAGCTTTGTATCTCCCTCCCTGGAGCTGGACCCGTCGTTTGCCTTCATCAGCGGGTCAGGCCGGGAGCTGAGGAATTACCAGGTGCTGGGCACCATTGATAAAAACATCCTGGTGCTGGACAGGGCCACAGAGGACACCTATGTCATcaaggtgactgtgtgtgtgggtgtgggtgtgtgtgtgtggtgtgtgtgtgtgttgtgtacgttagtgtatgtatgtgtgtgtgtgattgtttcatctttttctttctcaaggcgagacaagagtggtgtgtgtgtgtgtgtgtgtgtgtgtgtgtttgtgtatgtatgtatgtgtgtgtgtggtgttgttatgtctgctttttctttctcttgtgagACAGTTTTTGAAGATGAAATGTTTAGAAGAGCTTTATTCATGTCAGTAGTTGTTCTTATTTTTAAGATAGGTACAGATGTTGTTCCATTATTTCCCATATTCTGTTTTATATAATTTCATGATGGAGCAGCCCATTTCTTTCTCAGTGGAAAGGTTGTGCTGAAGGTTTctcactgagtgtgtgtttgtgagcatgtatGTTTTAGTTTGCTTGTGTGCTTTTACCTTCAGGCATTGTGTAGGtgacactgtccacatgtggtgtattgtgtaggtgacactgtccacatgtggtgcattgtgtaggtgacactgtccacatgtggtgcattgtgtaggtgacactgtccacatgtggtgtattgtgtaggtgacactgtccacatgtggtgcattgtgtaggtgacactgtccacatgtggtgTATTATGTAGGtgacactgtccacatgtggtgCGTTATGCAGGtgacactgtccacatgtggtgtattgtgtaggtgacactgtccacatgtggtgtattgtgtaggtgacactgtccacatgtggtgcattgtgtaggtgacactgtccacatgtggtgtattgtgtaggtgacactgtccacatgtggtgtattgtgtaggtgacactgtccacatgtggtgtattgtgtaggtGACACTGTCAACATGTGGTGTATTCTGTAGGtgacactgtccacatgtggtTCATTATGTAGGTGACACTGTTCACATGTGGTGGTGCATTATGTAGGTATCACTGTCCACATGTGGTGGTGCATTGTGTAGGTGACAGTGTCCACATGTGGTGCATTATGTAGGtgacactgtccacatgtggtgGTAGATTATGTAGGTATCACTGTCCACATGTGGTGGTGCATTGTGTTGGtgacactgtccacatgtggtgtattgtgtaggtgacactgtccacatgtggtTCATTATGTAGGtgacactgtccacatgtggtgTATTATGTAGGTGATACTGTCCACGGTGTATTATGTAGGTGATACTGTCCACATGTGGTGTATTATGTAGGTGATACTGTCcacatgtggtgtattgtgtaggtgacactgtccacatgtggtgcattgtgtaggtgacactgtccacatgtggtgtattgtgtaggtgacactgtccacatgtggtgCGTTGTGTAGGTGACACTGTCCACATGTAGTGTATTGTGTAGGtgacactgtccacatgtggtgtattgtgtaggtGACACTGTCCACGTGTGGTTCATTATGTAGGTGACACTGTTCACATGTGGTGGTGCATTATGTAGGTATCACTGTCCACATGTGGTGGTGCATTGTGTAGGTGACAGTGTCCACATGTGGTGCATTATGTAGGTGACACTGTCCACATATGGTGGTTCATTATGTAGGTGACACTGTTCACATGGAGTGGTGCATTATGTAGGTATCACTGTCCACATGTGGTGGTGCATTGTGTAGGTGACAGTGTCCACATGTGGTGCATTATGTAGGtgacactgtccacatgtggtgGTGCATTATGTAGGTATCACTGTCCACATGTGGTGGTGCATTGTGTTGGtgacactgtccacatgtggtgtattgtgtaggtgacactgtccacatgtggtTCATTATGTAGGtgacactgtccacatgtggtgTATTATGTAGGTGATACTGTCcacatgtggtgtattgtgtaggtGATACTGTCCACATGTGGTGCGTTGTGTAGGtgacactgtccacatgtggtgTATTATGTAGGTGATACTGTCcacatgtggtgtattgtgtaggtgacactgtccacatgtggtgcattgtgtaggtgacactgtccacatgtggtgtattgtgtaggtgacactgtccacatgtggtgtattgtgtaggtgacactgtccacatgtggtgCGTTATGCAGGtgacactgtccacatgtggtgtattgtgtaggtgacactgtccacatgtggtgtattgtgtaggtgacactgtccacatgtggtgTATTATGTAGGTGACACTGTTCACATGTGGTGGTGCATTGTGTTGGTGACACTGTccatgtgtggtgtattgtgtaggtgacactgtccatgtgtggtgcattgtgttggTGACACTGTCCatgtgtggtgcattgtgttggTGACACTGTccatgtgtggtgtattgtgtaggtGACACTGTTCACATGTGGTGGTGCATTATGTAGATATCACTGTCCACATGTGGTGGTGCATTGTGTTGGTGACACTGTccatgtgtggtgtattgtgtaggtGACACTGTTCACATGTGGTGGTGCATTATGTAGATATCACTGTCCACATGTGGTGGTGCATTGTGTTGGTGACACTGTCCATGTGTGGTGCATTATGTAGGTGACACTGTTCACATGTGGTGGTGCATTATGTAGATATCACTGTCCACATGTGGTGGTGCATTGTGTTGGTGACAGTGTCcacatgtggtgtattgtgtaggtgacactgtcaacatgtggtgcattgtgtaggtgacactgtccacatgtggtgtattgtgtaggtgacactgtccacatgtggtgCATTGTGTAGGTGACACTGTCCACATGGTATGTTGTGTAGGtgacactgtccacatgtggtgCATTGTGTAGGTGACACTGTCCACATGTGTATTATGTAGGTGACACTGTCCACATGTGTATTATGTAGGtgacactgtccacatgtggtgGTGCATTATGTAGGtgacactgtccacatgtggtgtgttgtgtacattAGACCttgatgcacttagcgcacacaaACGAACTATGGAAACAAAAGgcaaaaatgtaaagaaaaatccactttggttgtTAAAGAAATACATTTGCAAATgggggaaaaagaggaaaaaagggtggtgctgcacagtGACAGTGCACTCCCAACAAgtcagccagaatttcacacagaatatgacaaaaagtaacacagcacagcacaacacaacacaacatgacacagcactgtacagcacaagacaagacaagacaacacaacacaacacacaatgcaacacacaatgCGACACAATGCagtgaaatgcaatgcaatgcaatgtagtacAGTTACAGAACAGTGCATTGGAGTGTAATGTAATGCAGTacttacagtgcagtacagtgcagtgcaatacacaacactacactacactacaccacaccataccacacttcactacactataccacactacaccacactataccacactacaccacaccacaccacactgagctGTGTTACAAAGTGTGCAGGTGTTTTTCAGACAATCCACAAGCTGGCAAGCGGCAGCGTGGTGTCTGACAGCTCTCAGCGCAGCATCCTGCCCACCAGCTGTCCCTACATGGTCACGCTGCACCGCTTCTTTGAGACGGACAGCGCCATCTTCCTGCTGCTGCAGTACGCCAGTGGGGGGCGCCTGTGGTCCTACATTGCATCCTACCTGCAGCAGACGGCTGGCCAGGTGAATGGGGCAGGGGGGGACCACTTCCTGCAGGGCCCGTCACCCTCCAACATCTACATGGGGCAGAAGATGCACGAGGACACCAACGCTGTGCCCCATGACGGACCTCCCCCCAGGGACAGACCTGGTGAGGACGGCAAGGTGTCCACTGCCCCCCCTCAACACAGCCCTCCCTCTGACGGCACTGTCCGCAGCAAGAAGGATTCCCCAAAGAAAGCGGCCTTGTCAGAGTCTGCCATGAGGTTTTCGGAGCTGAAAGCTACAGTGATGTCCCCTGACGAGGACCTCAGTGCCACGCTAAAGGCAGGCCAGGATGCTCCGCAGCAGCCCTCCAGTTCCGGTGTTGACCTGAGGGAAAGATCAGACGAGGACGCTGTGTCAGGCAGAAAGGAAGCGGTGGCTGCACACCGCCTGTCCAGTCTGTCGTCAGACGAGTTCCACCAGTGGGTCggtcaggaggaggagggtgagggagagggggacagcaGGGTGTCAGGGAAGGCAGACAGCATGGACGGTGCCAACCACTTCCAGGAAGTGCTGCAGCAGAGCAAGGTGACCCTGGAGTGTTTCTCCATCAACAGCTTTGACAGCGACACCGCGCGCCTCAGCTCTTCCTTCTCCTGTGGCGAAGGGGGTCACTCCGACCTGGACACCTCGTCACGACTGGGGCCTCTCTCTACTATCCCTGACGAGGTCTTTTCTGCGGACTTCCCCGCTGCCCAAACGTCATCTGACCCCGGGGACGGGGGCCAGGAGGTGTCCAGCATGTTGGAGCATTCCCGGGAACTGTTGCGCTCCGTGGAGCGAACCCTGTCCCAGGTGGACCGGGAGGAaacatcagtgtccagagacTGTGACACCCCCTCCAGGTCTGATGACACCAGTCAGAAAGAAACGTCTGTGTCCAAAGACTCTGACACGCCCTCTAGATCTGAGGACACCAGTCAGAAAGAGAGCTCTCTCATCTCCACCGACTCCAACTGTTCCCCAGAAATCAGCATTTACGACTCCCAGACCCATTCAGACGATGAGTCCATAGGTAACGGTGTTGTGGAGGAGcaaggagggggggacggggtcaGTGGCGTCTCGTCACACGCCGACAGtgcacacacacctcagcacacacagTCGGCACAGCGCAGGGAGGTGGGAGGTCATGGTGGTGTGaatggtgttggggtggggggtctgggggctgGCAGTGTTGTGTCGGACAGCGGAACCCTGACACCCATGGGGGACAGCCAGACACTGATGGCCCACACGGAGGGCGTGCCTCCCACACCACCCAGCAAACTGGCAGGTCTACCCCCCTGCCCACACAGGTGGGTGTCAGGGGGTTCTCAGCACTCAGACCTCCCTGCAGTGCCCAGAAAGGTGTCCTTCAACAGGTCCGTGTCAGGGGACATGACGCGCTCTGCGTCCTTTGAGTGCGACCTGAAGTCCCCGACCCGGCACCGAGGTCGTGTGGTGTCCGACCTGTTTGAGCAGCTGGACGGGGAGAGTCCTGAGCACGTCGTGCTGCCAGAGTCTGTGGTGAAGAGATGGGCCGCCGAGATCATCATCGCCCTGTCTCGCCTCCATGCCCTGGGCATTATCTGCAGGTggggggctgtgttgtgttgtgttgtgttgtgttgtgctgtgcacttTATGTCCTGGGCATTATCTGCAGGTggggggctgtgttgtgttgtgttgtgctctttatgtcctgggttgtgttgtgctgtgcgcttTATGTCCTGAGCATTATCTGCAGGAagggggctgtgttgtgttgtgttgtgttgtgttctttatgTCCTGGGCATTATCTGCAGGAAGGGGGCTGTGTTTAAGTTGTGTTGTGCTCTTTATGTCCTGGGAATTATCTGCAGGAggggggctgtgttgtgttgtgttgtgttgtgcgcttTATGTCCTGGGCATTATCTGCAGGTGggggactgtgttgtgttgtgttgtgctctttaTGTCCTGGGCATTATCTGCAGGTGGGGGGCTGTGTTTAAGTTGTGTTGTGCTCTTTATGTCCTGGAAATTATCTGCAGGAggggggctgtgttgtgttgtgttgtgttgtgctctttaTGTCCTGGGCATTATCTGCAGGTGGGGGGCTGTGTTGTGCTCTTTATGTCCTGGGCATTATCTGCAGGTagggggctgtgttgtgttgtgttgtgtggagttgtgCTCTTTATGTCCAGGGCATTATCTGCAGGTGgggggctgtgctgtgttctgctgtgctgtgctgtgctatgctctgctgtgctgtgttctgctgtgctgtgctgtgctgtgttctgctctgctctgctatactgtgttctgctgtgctgtgctgtgttctgctgtgctggcTCAgtggttgtgctgtgttctgctttgctgtgttgtgttctgctgtgctgtgctgtgttctgctgtgctgtgctgtgttctgttgtgctgtgctgtgctgtgttctgctgtgctgtgctgtgctgtgctctttaTGCCCTGGGCATTatctgtggaggtgtgtgtgtgtgtgtgtgtgtgtgtgtgtggtgttgtgttgtgttgtgctgtgctgtgtaataGTCTGTATGCACATTGccttgtgatgtgtttgtgtgtgtggtgtggtgttgtgttgtgctgtgctgtgtgatattcTGTATGCATGTTgccttgtgatgtgttgtgtgtgtgtgtgtggtgtggtgttgtgttgtgctgtgctgtgctatgtgatAGTCTGTATGCATGTTgccttgtgatgtgttgtgtgtgtgtgtgtgtgtgtgtgtgtgtggtgttgtgttgtgctgtgctgtgtgatagtCTGTATGCATGTTgccttgtgatgtgttgtgtgtgctttgttatgCTGTGGATGCTTAGAATTTTAATGTGTATCAGACATTTTTATCTCTTTTGGTGTAAGTGTGTGATAAGTTTGGTATGTGTTGGTATTACTGTTAGTATTATAACTATGTTGACATTTTGCTCTTAGTCTTATAAGTTATATTGGTACAATGATATTGTGGTATATATGGATATTGACATTTTGGTCTCATTATTGTTAAGTGATGTAGACTTGTAGATGTGATGTAATGTTGCCTAGAGACCTGAAGTCTCATTGTAATTATAGTGATGCAGGCATGTGATGTACTGATGTAGACATGTAGATGTGATGTATGTTGCCCAGACCTGAAGTCTCATTGTGGTATACTGATGTAGACATGTGGTACAGTGATGTAGACATGTGGTGTACTGATGTAGACATGCTGCATGTTGGCCAGAGACCTAAAGTTACTTTGTGGTACAGTGATGTTG from the Babylonia areolata isolate BAREFJ2019XMU chromosome 21, ASM4173473v1, whole genome shotgun sequence genome contains:
- the LOC143296405 gene encoding LOW QUALITY PROTEIN: ribosomal protein S6 kinase delta-1-like (The sequence of the model RefSeq protein was modified relative to this genomic sequence to represent the inferred CDS: deleted 1 base in 1 codon); translation: MSVASRSGDSKLSSHDKIWNFDVAEPRLHPKGFTVYKVTCRFFAIDRPESLTVVVCWKRYNDFKHLYKAMMTLHKALHRRDAFPVFAKPKVFGRFDEAVVEERRQSALALLNFIGTQPHLYKSQALAQFLSDGRVESSKPALLCPQPVVGAVPPLPPQPPGHGPLASPPTAGDGTAVAPRVGSGGEGGGAVEGGQDSQRDGSDSVSHSDGDSSQQHSLEVSVPKPLEGTWNFPQVPDSISLGSSMGDDDTDTGDMDSILSSSLPDTDLSMFDPLRSDTLSADTKEGSTGSLPRTNSWLTQAISTCALMDHTTLTGDHQPPSSPTAHNGLSVTSGVAGSAGQLDSHTGPHSPTATSVEVRKSSSGSLVEVGSGDEHFVPQEVGGGGRDSRSSSKVSCGKGDLDLSGEGAPCSPPVLSGASPSPGPSPAHAARPGSTLQTVEVTTASASSSPSLKAPHPTAGARSHSPTLSPAKSSAHSPAHSSAHSPAHSPGKPRSGTGSSVSTMDLGGKEDYIYTAAGQICLAQNCEATGQYQQAFSHYKTGVGILLQGVQGDSNKARRDAVRRKTAQYLMKAEDLYNRHLATENLDERRWAADSFVSPSLELDPSFAFISGSGRELRNYQVLGTIDKNILVLDRATEDTYVIKTIHKLASGSVVSDSSQRSILPTSCPYMVTLHRFFETDSAIFLLLQYASGGRLWSYIASYLQQTAGQVNGAGGDHFLQGPSPSNIYMGQKMHEDTNAVPHDGPPPRDRPGEDGKVSTAPPQHSPPSDGTVRSKKDSPKKAALSESAMRFSELKATVMSPDEDLSATLKAGQDAPQQPSSSGVDLRERSDEDAVSGRKEAVAAHRLSSLSSDEFHQWVGQEEEGEGEGDSRVSGKADSMDGANHFQEVLQQSKVTLECFSINSFDSDTARLSSSFSCGEGGHSDLDTSSRLGPLSTIPDEVFSADFPAAQTSSDPGDGGQEVSSMLEHSRELLRSVERTLSQVDREETSVSRDCDTPSRSDDTSQKETSVSKDSDTPSRSEDTSQKESSLISTDSNCSPEISIYDSQTHSDDESIGNGVVEEQGGGDGVSGVSSHADSAHTPQHTQSAQRREVGGHGGVNGVGVGGLGAGSVVSDSGTLTPMGDSQTLMAHTEGVPPTPPSKLAGLPPCPHRWVSGGSQHSDLPAVPRKVSFNRSVSGDMTRSASFECDLKSPTRHRGRVVSDLFEQLDGESPEHVVLPESVVKRWAAEIIIALSRLHALGIICRDLKPDNILLGEGGHIFLTFFCQVGQLEKEIDWSAVEHMYVAPEVRSINGYNAACDWWSLGALLYELLVGKSLMVCHPEGILPYTNIFIPSHVSTEGRSLLQDLLRYNPRERLGAGMAGAEEIKAHNFFQGIDWNSLEYM